A DNA window from Rhipicephalus sanguineus isolate Rsan-2018 chromosome 8, BIME_Rsan_1.4, whole genome shotgun sequence contains the following coding sequences:
- the LOC119402978 gene encoding uncharacterized protein LOC119402978 → MLAQREKQQQLLCEHAKMYPNKQLVCRLMIETYASQRLTINHSRSVTEVKKNWPFLFTEDCLLEHSKELLGSEVCQRLDASMEIVGLRVYRYAYSQIKRPKVKKCLEEIEQAKNRLKSVTPEHEGAPVLLLALLDEDEELIYKTVEETAHDDDLGDMPLTPIICMKGPGLFEAEMFTVCVDGVALLTTQRAAAFKAMFLLYFVLNIEYPPEVALTLEFVQRAIAGINPERSTKARRTSKKQYCLSPKVAALANALDQYKF, encoded by the exons ATGTTGGCACAACGGGAAAAGCAGCAGCAGCTCCTTTGTGAGCATGCTAAAATGTACCCCAACAAGCAACTTGTCTGTCGTTTGATGATAGAGACGTATGCATCTCAAAGACTGACCATTAATCACTCAAggagtgtgacagaggtgaaaaaaaACTGGCCATTTTTGTTTACTGAGGACTGTCTTCTTGAGCATTCCAAGGAGCTACTTGGTAGTGAGGTTTGCCAAAGACTTGATGCTAGCATGGAAATTGTTGGGCTTCGTGTATATCGCTATGCTTACAGTCAGATAAAACGGCCAAAGGTGAAGAAATGTCTCGAAGAAATAGAACAAGCAAAGAACCGTCTGAAGAGTGTGACACCAGAGCATGAAGGTGCGCCTGTTCTCCTCCTTGCCCTGCTTGACGAGGATGAAGAGCTCATCTACAAGACCGTTGAG GAGACCGCCCATGACGATGACCTAGGAGACATGCCCTTGACGCCCATAATATGTATGAAAG gaCCGGGTCTTTTTGAGGCAGAAATGTTCACTGTCTGTGTGGATGGTGTTGCTCTATTGACTACTCAGCGGGCCGCAGCTTTCAAAGCCATGTTTCTTTTATACTTTGTCCTTAACATCGAGTATCCACCTGAAGTGGCTTTGACATTGGAGTTTGTGCAGAG GGCAATCGCGGGAATCAACCCAGAAAGAAGCACAAAGGCACGGCGAACATCGAAGAAGCAGTATTGTTTGTCCCCAAAGGTGGCTGCCCTGGCGAATGCCCTGGATCAGTACAAGTTCTGA